The following proteins are co-located in the Desulfovibrio intestinalis genome:
- a CDS encoding PLP-dependent aminotransferase family protein, whose amino-acid sequence MFCELSFISLAFAHLSNNDGLCAQETIYFNAEGAQMNNAYAQRVVNLKASEIREILKVTQQPSVISFAGGLPAPELFPIEAISNMCASVLANDGQRALQYATTEGYVSLRQWIAARMNTTLGTVLDEDNILITNGSQQGLDLSGKVFIDEGDVVLCESPTYLAAITAFRAYGCNFVEVPTDEEGMNMDDLDRLLKTTDRVKGIYVIPNFQNPTGRTMSLERRERLAKLAAQHRVMIFEDNPYGELRFEGKYLPSVQSFDKEGWVISFGSFSKILCPGFRIGWVAGDKEIVRKYVLVKQGVDLQSNTFVQAVIAAYLEQHDIDEHIKTILGVYKTRRDVLLSALDRHFPQGVQHTRPEGGLFAWVTLPDSLNARHILDDCVARKVAFVPGGPFFPNGGHENTLRLNFSNMEEGRIEEGIAIMADVLNRHLKTV is encoded by the coding sequence GTGTTCTGCGAATTATCATTTATTTCACTTGCTTTTGCCCACTTAAGCAATAATGATGGCCTTTGTGCTCAAGAAACTATCTATTTCAATGCCGAAGGTGCACAAATGAACAATGCCTATGCTCAGAGAGTTGTAAATTTAAAGGCCTCAGAAATACGCGAAATTTTGAAGGTCACCCAACAGCCCAGCGTAATATCCTTTGCCGGAGGCTTGCCAGCACCTGAGCTTTTTCCCATTGAGGCTATCAGCAATATGTGTGCTTCGGTATTGGCAAACGATGGGCAACGGGCGTTGCAGTATGCCACCACCGAAGGGTATGTATCTTTGCGTCAGTGGATCGCAGCCAGAATGAATACCACCCTCGGCACGGTGCTTGATGAAGACAATATTTTGATTACCAATGGTTCCCAACAAGGGTTGGACCTCAGCGGTAAGGTCTTCATAGATGAAGGTGATGTTGTTTTGTGCGAAAGCCCAACGTATCTTGCCGCCATTACAGCTTTCAGAGCTTACGGTTGTAATTTTGTGGAGGTGCCCACTGATGAAGAGGGCATGAATATGGATGACCTTGACCGACTTTTGAAAACTACTGATCGAGTCAAGGGCATCTATGTGATCCCCAACTTCCAAAATCCAACCGGACGGACAATGAGTCTTGAACGGCGTGAGCGGCTGGCAAAATTGGCCGCCCAACACCGTGTCATGATTTTTGAGGATAACCCCTATGGTGAATTGCGCTTTGAGGGCAAATACCTTCCTTCCGTGCAGTCTTTTGATAAGGAAGGTTGGGTTATCTCTTTTGGATCATTCTCAAAAATTCTTTGTCCTGGTTTCAGAATCGGCTGGGTAGCAGGCGATAAAGAAATTGTGCGAAAATACGTTCTCGTTAAGCAGGGCGTTGATCTGCAAAGCAATACTTTTGTTCAAGCCGTAATTGCCGCCTATCTTGAACAGCATGATATTGATGAGCACATCAAAACTATTCTTGGTGTATACAAAACCCGGCGTGACGTTTTGCTTTCCGCTCTGGATCGTCATTTTCCTCAGGGGGTTCAGCATACTCGGCCAGAGGGTGGCCTTTTTGCTTGGGTGACCTTGCCAGACTCATTGAATGCCAGACATATTCTTGATGATTGTGTGGCGCGTAAAGTTGCTTTTGTGCCAGGCGGACCTTTTTTCCCCAACGGCGGGCACGAAAATACCCTGCGCCTGAATTTTTCCAACATGGAAGAAGGTCGTATAGAAGAAGGCATTGCCATTATGGCTGATGTATTGAACAGACATTTAAAAACGGTCTAA
- a CDS encoding tautomerase family protein: MPFVNIKLTGGKEAPTAEQKAELIKGATELLVRVLNKNPATTVVIIEEVDTDNWGVGGQSITERRKMG, encoded by the coding sequence ATGCCGTTTGTAAATATCAAGCTCACTGGTGGTAAAGAAGCGCCTACTGCGGAACAGAAGGCAGAATTGATTAAAGGGGCAACAGAACTGCTGGTTCGTGTGCTTAATAAAAATCCTGCAACCACTGTAGTAATTATTGAAGAGGTAGATACGGATAATTGGGGGGTAGGCGGGCAAAGCATTACAGAACGCCGGAAGATGGGATAG
- a CDS encoding acyl-CoA thioesterase produces the protein MAGFEQKIHISEHDIDRQGRVNNVCYVLWMQDIATAHTASKGWDVARYEALGQGWVVRQHSVTYKRPALLGDVISATTWIATFASRQCMRRYLFVRESDNAVLVEAETQWVYIDITSGKPVRVPEALIAAFTDHDE, from the coding sequence ATGGCTGGTTTTGAGCAAAAGATACATATTTCCGAGCATGACATCGACAGACAGGGGCGCGTCAATAATGTTTGCTACGTCCTGTGGATGCAGGACATAGCCACTGCGCACACGGCTTCCAAGGGATGGGACGTGGCCCGCTACGAGGCCTTGGGGCAAGGGTGGGTTGTGCGGCAGCATTCTGTCACATACAAGCGCCCGGCATTGCTTGGCGATGTTATCTCCGCGACCACATGGATAGCCACCTTCGCGTCCCGACAGTGCATGCGTCGGTATCTTTTTGTTCGTGAATCAGACAATGCGGTGCTGGTGGAGGCTGAAACGCAATGGGTTTACATCGATATTACCAGTGGAAAACCAGTTAGAGTACCAGAAGCCCTTATTGCAGCTTTCACGGATCATGATGAATAA
- a CDS encoding tyrosine-type recombinase/integrase: protein MRLDGLGEERQYYIIYRRAGEGRAGKLIEEPVGRESEGMSAAKANRIRGLRASGAEKANTERRAESEAAKLTGDGPLTFARLWLLYQEVNAGKPSLKGDISRYHNHLEQRFASKVVEELTTLDMDNLRADMTRKGLSAQTTKHALGQIRRIIRFGVKRGLCPMPGSLHFEMPKVDNECTENLTDEQLAAYLNALDDEPDQDAAGLLRLALVTGMRRGALLALRWTDCDFERGLITLQGASAKKGKTEFIPMTTAARTILEAVGRTASPFVFPGKDGGQRQDFRRMARRVRDKAGLPKDFRPLHGLRHAYASMLISSGHVDLYSLQKLLTHDSPAMTQRYSHLRDEALRKAASVIDACMDIGVTGKERS, encoded by the coding sequence ATGAGATTAGATGGATTGGGCGAAGAGCGCCAGTATTATATCATCTACCGTCGAGCAGGTGAGGGGCGGGCGGGCAAACTCATTGAAGAACCCGTAGGGCGAGAATCCGAAGGAATGAGCGCCGCCAAAGCGAACCGCATTCGGGGCTTACGGGCATCTGGCGCAGAAAAGGCCAATACAGAGCGCAGGGCAGAGTCTGAAGCCGCCAAGCTAACCGGCGACGGCCCTCTGACTTTTGCCCGGCTTTGGTTGCTCTATCAAGAAGTGAACGCTGGCAAGCCGTCCTTGAAAGGCGATATATCGCGCTACCACAATCACCTTGAGCAGCGCTTTGCATCCAAGGTGGTTGAGGAACTTACCACGCTGGATATGGACAACCTGCGCGCCGATATGACGCGAAAAGGCCTTTCTGCTCAAACCACAAAGCATGCTCTTGGCCAGATCCGCCGCATCATCCGGTTTGGCGTAAAACGCGGCTTGTGTCCCATGCCGGGCAGTTTACATTTTGAGATGCCCAAGGTGGATAATGAATGCACGGAAAATCTGACCGATGAGCAGCTTGCGGCCTATCTTAATGCCCTTGACGATGAGCCGGATCAGGATGCCGCAGGCTTGTTGCGGCTGGCACTGGTGACGGGAATGCGCCGTGGGGCACTGTTGGCTTTACGCTGGACAGATTGCGACTTTGAGCGCGGCCTCATTACCCTGCAAGGCGCGTCTGCCAAAAAGGGTAAGACGGAATTCATCCCTATGACCACCGCCGCACGGACCATTCTTGAAGCAGTAGGGCGCACGGCAAGCCCTTTTGTATTTCCCGGTAAAGATGGAGGCCAACGGCAAGACTTTCGGCGTATGGCCCGCAGGGTGCGCGACAAGGCCGGGCTACCCAAAGACTTTCGCCCGCTGCACGGTCTGCGTCATGCCTACGCCAGCATGCTTATAAGCAGCGGCCACGTTGACCTGTATAGCCTTCAAAAGCTGCTTACGCACGATAGCCCGGCCATGACGCAGCGGTATAGCCATTTGCGGGATGAGGCTTTGCGCAAGGCCGCCAGCGTCATTGATGCCTGCATGGATATAGGCGTGACAGGAAAGGAACGGTCTTGA
- a CDS encoding cytotoxic translational repressor of toxin-antitoxin stability system: protein MGWTVNVTRKAQKQLARLPKTVLEMLFALMLDIELGGPVRGDWPNYGKLDARTHHCHLKKGHPTYVAVWEESAGSMKLIEVTYVGTHERAPY, encoded by the coding sequence GTGGGTTGGACAGTCAATGTTACGCGCAAGGCGCAGAAGCAGCTTGCGCGCCTCCCCAAAACTGTATTGGAAATGCTGTTCGCGCTTATGCTGGACATTGAGCTTGGTGGACCAGTGCGCGGCGATTGGCCCAATTATGGTAAGCTGGACGCAAGAACCCATCACTGCCATTTGAAGAAAGGCCACCCCACATACGTTGCCGTATGGGAAGAAAGCGCAGGCAGCATGAAACTTATCGAGGTGACATATGTTGGAACGCACGAACGCGCCCCATACTGA
- a CDS encoding helix-turn-helix domain-containing protein, with protein MLERTNAPHTDTKILSFAVPHDMVEKVLSAMHSYGLREENESIPWREAFRTVSDEDIPGRYLRGARYRENLTQRQLSEMTGITVPHLSAMENGKRPIGKKNARLLADALNIDPRRLLDV; from the coding sequence ATGTTGGAACGCACGAACGCGCCCCATACTGATACCAAAATCCTTTCTTTTGCCGTGCCGCATGACATGGTTGAGAAAGTTTTGAGCGCCATGCACAGTTACGGGCTGCGAGAAGAAAACGAGTCTATCCCCTGGCGTGAAGCTTTTAGAACCGTGAGTGATGAAGATATTCCCGGCAGATATCTGCGCGGCGCACGCTATCGGGAAAACCTCACGCAGAGGCAGCTTTCTGAAATGACAGGAATAACCGTGCCGCATTTGTCTGCTATGGAAAACGGCAAGCGCCCCATCGGCAAGAAGAACGCCCGCCTGCTGGCCGATGCCCTGAACATTGATCCCCGTCGCCTGCTGGACGTGTAG
- a CDS encoding helix-turn-helix domain-containing protein, with product MVEKVLSAMHSYGLREENESIPWREAFSTVSDEDIPGVYLRGARYRENLTQRQFSEKTEITVPHLSAMENGKRPIGKKNARLLADALNVDPRRLLTV from the coding sequence ATGGTTGAGAAAGTTTTGAGCGCCATGCACAGTTACGGGCTGCGAGAAGAAAACGAGTCTATCCCTTGGCGTGAAGCTTTTAGCACCGTGAGTGATGAAGATATTCCCGGCGTATACCTGCGTGGCGCACGCTATCGGGAAAACCTCACGCAGAGGCAGTTTTCCGAAAAGACAGAAATAACCGTGCCGCATTTGTCTGCTATGGAAAACGGCAAGCGCCCCATCGGCAAAAAGAACGCCCGCCTGCTGGCCGATGCCCTGAACGTTGATCCCCGCCGTCTGCTGACTGTATAG
- a CDS encoding helix-turn-helix domain-containing protein, giving the protein MNHPISHVQQDPKLITMDEREAAAIIGLTAKTLQHRRYMRQPPTFLKVGRKIRYRLSDLQDYLDACQVQPDRT; this is encoded by the coding sequence ATGAACCACCCGATTTCCCATGTGCAGCAAGACCCCAAACTGATCACGATGGATGAGCGCGAAGCCGCCGCAATTATAGGACTGACCGCCAAAACGTTGCAACATAGGCGGTACATGCGACAGCCCCCCACCTTTCTGAAAGTTGGCCGCAAGATTCGATACCGGCTTTCAGATTTGCAAGATTATCTGGACGCTTGCCAAGTGCAGCCGGACAGAACTTGA
- a CDS encoding helix-turn-helix domain-containing protein has protein sequence MSTEATIWAWKQRVPSSQKIVLLSMADRAGEDFRCWPSVRRLCLDTSLSERTVQQAVCDLEKSGLIRRDLRTGRATVYYLIGVQRRESTPADSAPPQKLPPANAAGTPADSAPHPRKCCTQNLKENLTRTNQGGESAQARYTPPHTSASAQSGKSSKKAKPQNPASETKQPYGDFGNVLLTAEEYERLVQDYGEQEAKAAINFLDLHLGARTGKDPYKSHNLAMRKWVFQKLAEDRHRLGIKSSLKLQAQGATSGKDFFERMEEAEWAVAEAEVAARNALLNATSEGRLSS, from the coding sequence ATGAGTACAGAAGCAACAATATGGGCATGGAAACAGCGCGTGCCCTCATCACAAAAGATCGTCCTACTTTCAATGGCTGACCGGGCAGGTGAAGACTTCCGGTGCTGGCCATCAGTCAGGCGGCTTTGCCTCGACACGTCTCTTTCAGAGCGCACTGTGCAGCAGGCAGTTTGCGACCTTGAAAAGAGCGGACTTATCAGGCGTGATCTGCGAACAGGCAGAGCAACCGTGTACTATCTTATCGGTGTCCAACGCAGAGAATCAACCCCCGCAGATTCTGCACCCCCGCAAAAATTGCCCCCCGCAAATGCTGCGGGAACCCCCGCAGATTCTGCACCCCACCCCCGCAAATGCTGCACCCAGAATCTAAAAGAGAATCTTACAAGAACCAACCAAGGGGGAGAGAGCGCACAAGCGCGCTACACTCCACCGCACACATCTGCGTCTGCTCAGTCAGGCAAGAGCAGCAAAAAGGCAAAGCCTCAAAATCCGGCCAGCGAAACCAAGCAGCCTTACGGCGACTTTGGCAATGTCCTGCTCACCGCAGAAGAATATGAGCGCCTTGTGCAAGACTATGGCGAACAGGAAGCCAAGGCTGCAATTAACTTTCTCGACCTGCACCTCGGCGCGCGCACGGGTAAAGATCCGTACAAGTCTCATAATCTGGCCATGCGCAAATGGGTTTTCCAAAAACTTGCAGAAGATAGGCACAGGCTTGGTATCAAGTCGTCTTTGAAACTCCAGGCACAAGGGGCAACTTCAGGCAAAGACTTTTTTGAGCGAATGGAGGAGGCAGAGTGGGCCGTAGCAGAAGCAGAAGTAGCCGCCCGTAATGCGCTCCTTAACGCAACCTCAGAAGGCAGGCTTTCGTCATGA
- a CDS encoding helix-turn-helix domain-containing protein has protein sequence MTEVPFTQGWLTLRDVAEILLISPATVRRLIASGRLKASNVSSSTIRPLWRIHPQWLEEYATSQPEHLEKEENPPCPHAEI, from the coding sequence ATGACCGAAGTTCCTTTCACTCAAGGGTGGCTGACGCTGCGCGACGTAGCTGAAATTCTTCTGATTTCCCCTGCGACGGTTCGCCGTCTCATAGCGTCTGGAAGATTGAAGGCCAGCAATGTTTCCAGCTCCACAATCCGGCCCCTCTGGCGCATCCATCCCCAATGGCTTGAAGAGTACGCCACGAGCCAGCCAGAGCATCTCGAAAAAGAGGAGAACCCGCCGTGCCCCCATGCAGAAATTTGA
- a CDS encoding tyrosine-type recombinase/integrase gives MYHAFTGRHKLRNQCLHLLCLTTGLRIHEALSVKVSDVLQNRQVVQALQVQRGKMKQAAQGRTILLPAQTRAAIRRQLDWLSQNGYFDQDQYLFRSQAGDRPIQLAEAWKVFQEVAKKAGLRRDLGTLGTHCWRKTFATEIFLAAVERMQAGERLDPMREVARALGHADLKNTEKYLPIDHDEALKNMRVMEAVHSYALP, from the coding sequence ATGTACCACGCCTTCACAGGCCGCCACAAACTGCGGAACCAGTGCTTGCACCTGCTTTGCCTGACAACAGGTCTCCGCATCCACGAAGCCTTGTCCGTGAAAGTTTCTGACGTTCTCCAAAATCGTCAGGTGGTTCAGGCACTTCAGGTGCAACGGGGCAAAATGAAGCAGGCGGCTCAAGGACGCACAATTCTGCTGCCCGCCCAGACTCGGGCCGCTATTCGCCGTCAGTTGGATTGGCTCTCTCAAAATGGCTACTTTGATCAGGATCAATATCTTTTTCGCAGTCAGGCTGGTGATAGACCGATTCAGCTCGCAGAAGCGTGGAAGGTCTTTCAAGAGGTAGCTAAAAAGGCCGGACTTCGCCGGGATTTAGGAACTCTCGGTACGCACTGTTGGCGCAAGACTTTCGCCACAGAAATTTTTTTAGCTGCGGTAGAGAGAATGCAGGCCGGGGAACGCCTTGACCCCATGCGCGAGGTTGCCAGAGCTTTGGGCCATGCTGATTTAAAAAACACGGAGAAATACCTACCAATAGACCATGACGAGGCTCTCAAAAATATGCGCGTCATGGAGGCTGTACACAGCTATGCCCTGCCCTAA
- a CDS encoding LPD38 domain-containing protein produces the protein MSQANTNQDLYLEMRGQGYNDQEIRNAMRPMLVEGGFSDQEINGYFKKYDPATLWGSVVHGFQGSVTGLAAREKLPDNLSQPQLSQLSTMQRVGLQVGTLAGDMPTMAIGAALGLLGGPSAPVTVPASAMAITEGTRAIYMEHIKNGEVQNAEQFTQRMGTVLAEAGKGGVIGGATGGMGKLAGIGAQAAGAGAVTTGAATVTAEVATMPTVAAGLEGRLPEPHEFVDAAILVAGLKGAGAAGGKVVDAGGKLVPKLRDIYARTGKDPMQILEEARTNDAVRQDLLSLNRELLEGYAVESRQGGIPRDVRETGGNPNDAIRAAEGSNAAMPLARDAAPAADIAIETFRLSTVIDQLATDLGVPFRVGRLGPHLKNADGIYKPWEEVSRVRIANDISTIVHEAGHHLQKKIFGTLDEKPLLAFADELAPIATTPRKGQSPLPEGFAEFIARYVVDPQGAREKAPRFYDYFEGHLENGNPALLQSLQNARTGVRRWNEQPAVNEVLSQINAVESETTGSLRQTWRQAYTTFIDDLHPLKKAVDQMASGRELPAALDPYLLARTYRGAAGRATHFLERSPFDFHTGESIGKPLKAILEPVKNLDELRAYLVAKRGLELDARGVLSGIRKNAMEKTVSKLEAAYEKTAQDLYAYQDHVLNYYAASGMLGKETQAAMRAANKSYVPFYLFMGDMASTGQSTGSKGFSPREAIRKIKGSGREIIDPLESILKNTYAMIEAAEKNKVCMALADLARTTEGAGGLVEKLPAKMQGTRVSGEEVMRTLKDTDPEAARAFAEAVERGELDVSVFRPDYRIDKKTEISVMRDGKREVYQVEPELAKIMNGLDGEALGTVTKILAFPARVLRAGATLTPEFIARNSMRDGMSAFVQSEYGFKPWVDVPRGLFHAIKRDDLYWRWKRSGGDQATMLGADRTTVRRSLDDLTRTGALNKTWNMVKNPIELFRIVSELSEQASRLGEFYRAEKALGSGTDALTKAALASREVSMDFARIGARMRAANALIAFTNARVQGLDKMARVFVEHPVRSTVRAVSAITLPSVLLAIANHGDERIKEIPRWQHDLFWLLPVGDVVWRIPKPFELGIIFGSIPERITEWALDQMNGQEKSDAFRGLGATMTDIVKPPVLPTALVPIVEGWSGKSFAFDRPIIPASREGMLPEYQYTENTTELAKALSRFVGTLPGMDQLKTFSPAAAENTIRNYTGGSGVYVLQGVDFALRKFGALPDPVKPTPTLAEIPFVRAFVARHPSMGAESIAKFRERWQEASAYLKTINGLQKEYKYQDVANLMPYHVYSALEGTNQALSVLSRTIRDINNVPEGQMTADEKRQFIDALYFKAITVARYGNEVYDNLQPMIEQLKARAAKEDR, from the coding sequence ATGAGCCAGGCCAACACAAATCAGGATCTGTACCTTGAAATGCGCGGTCAGGGCTACAATGATCAGGAAATCCGTAATGCCATGCGCCCCATGCTGGTTGAGGGCGGCTTTTCCGATCAGGAAATCAACGGCTATTTCAAAAAATATGATCCTGCCACCCTGTGGGGTTCAGTCGTTCATGGCTTCCAAGGCTCGGTAACGGGACTTGCAGCGCGTGAAAAGCTGCCAGACAACCTTTCACAACCCCAGCTTTCACAACTCTCTACCATGCAGCGCGTGGGCCTTCAGGTGGGCACCCTGGCAGGCGACATGCCAACTATGGCTATAGGCGCAGCCTTGGGGCTTCTGGGCGGCCCTTCTGCCCCGGTAACGGTTCCGGCTTCGGCTATGGCCATCACAGAAGGCACCCGTGCCATTTATATGGAACACATAAAAAATGGCGAAGTGCAAAACGCGGAACAATTCACCCAGCGCATGGGTACCGTGCTTGCCGAAGCGGGCAAGGGCGGCGTCATTGGCGGCGCTACGGGCGGCATGGGCAAACTGGCTGGCATTGGGGCACAGGCTGCTGGTGCCGGAGCCGTAACTACGGGGGCGGCCACCGTCACGGCTGAAGTGGCCACCATGCCCACCGTAGCCGCAGGGCTTGAAGGCCGTCTGCCAGAGCCTCATGAATTTGTTGATGCCGCCATTCTTGTGGCCGGGCTCAAAGGGGCGGGTGCAGCTGGTGGCAAGGTTGTGGACGCTGGCGGAAAGCTTGTGCCCAAGTTGCGCGATATATACGCCAGAACCGGCAAAGACCCCATGCAGATTCTGGAAGAAGCCCGCACCAATGACGCAGTGCGGCAGGACTTGCTTTCCCTTAACCGCGAATTGTTAGAAGGTTACGCAGTTGAAAGCCGCCAGGGCGGCATACCCCGAGACGTCAGGGAAACAGGCGGCAATCCCAATGATGCTATACGAGCGGCTGAAGGTTCTAACGCGGCCATGCCCCTGGCCAGAGATGCCGCGCCCGCCGCAGATATTGCCATTGAAACCTTCAGACTATCCACCGTCATTGACCAACTGGCAACCGACCTGGGCGTTCCCTTCCGCGTGGGCCGTCTGGGGCCGCACCTCAAGAATGCAGACGGTATCTATAAACCCTGGGAAGAAGTCTCCCGCGTTCGCATCGCCAACGATATTTCCACTATCGTGCATGAGGCCGGGCACCACCTGCAAAAGAAGATTTTTGGCACACTGGATGAAAAACCCCTGCTGGCCTTTGCCGATGAGCTGGCACCCATTGCCACCACTCCGCGCAAGGGGCAGTCTCCCTTGCCCGAAGGCTTTGCGGAATTCATTGCCCGCTATGTGGTCGATCCGCAGGGCGCTCGGGAAAAAGCCCCTCGCTTTTATGACTACTTTGAAGGGCATCTTGAAAACGGCAATCCGGCTTTATTGCAGTCCCTGCAAAATGCTCGCACTGGTGTACGCCGCTGGAATGAACAGCCCGCCGTTAATGAAGTTTTGTCGCAAATCAACGCGGTAGAATCAGAGACAACAGGCTCACTTCGTCAAACCTGGCGGCAGGCGTACACTACATTTATTGATGATCTGCACCCGCTGAAAAAGGCTGTTGACCAAATGGCCAGCGGCAGAGAACTTCCCGCCGCTCTTGATCCTTATCTTCTGGCCCGCACATATCGGGGCGCAGCGGGCAGGGCCACGCATTTTCTTGAGCGAAGCCCCTTTGATTTCCATACTGGCGAAAGCATTGGCAAGCCCTTGAAGGCCATCCTTGAACCCGTCAAGAATCTGGACGAGCTGCGGGCCTATCTGGTGGCAAAGCGTGGCCTTGAGCTTGACGCGCGCGGCGTCCTGTCAGGCATCCGCAAAAATGCTATGGAAAAAACCGTCAGCAAGCTGGAAGCAGCATACGAAAAAACCGCCCAGGATCTCTACGCCTATCAAGACCATGTGCTGAATTACTACGCAGCCTCCGGTATGCTTGGCAAAGAAACTCAGGCGGCCATGCGCGCAGCCAACAAAAGCTATGTGCCGTTTTACCTATTCATGGGCGATATGGCATCCACCGGGCAAAGCACAGGCAGTAAAGGCTTTTCCCCGCGTGAAGCCATCCGCAAAATCAAGGGCAGCGGGCGTGAGATCATCGACCCGCTGGAAAGCATACTCAAAAATACCTATGCCATGATTGAAGCGGCGGAAAAGAATAAGGTGTGCATGGCGCTGGCTGACCTTGCCAGAACCACCGAAGGTGCAGGCGGCCTTGTGGAAAAACTGCCAGCGAAAATGCAGGGCACCCGTGTTTCTGGTGAAGAAGTCATGCGCACCTTGAAGGATACTGACCCCGAAGCGGCCCGAGCCTTTGCTGAAGCCGTTGAGCGTGGCGAACTTGATGTAAGCGTATTCCGGCCAGACTATCGCATCGACAAGAAAACAGAAATTTCCGTCATGCGTGACGGCAAGCGTGAAGTGTATCAGGTAGAACCGGAACTGGCCAAGATCATGAACGGCCTTGACGGTGAAGCCCTGGGCACGGTCACAAAAATACTGGCCTTCCCCGCCAGGGTGTTGCGCGCTGGTGCCACACTCACGCCCGAGTTCATCGCGCGCAACAGTATGCGTGATGGCATGTCGGCCTTTGTGCAGTCTGAATACGGCTTCAAGCCTTGGGTGGATGTTCCGCGCGGCCTGTTCCATGCCATAAAGCGTGATGATCTGTATTGGCGCTGGAAGCGTTCAGGCGGAGATCAGGCCACCATGCTGGGTGCAGACCGCACAACAGTGCGCCGCTCCCTTGACGACCTGACCAGAACTGGCGCGCTCAACAAAACCTGGAACATGGTCAAAAATCCCATTGAGCTTTTTCGCATTGTTTCCGAGCTTTCCGAACAGGCTTCCCGCCTGGGCGAGTTTTACAGGGCTGAGAAAGCCCTTGGCAGTGGCACAGACGCACTGACCAAAGCGGCTCTTGCCTCGCGTGAAGTGAGTATGGACTTTGCCCGCATTGGTGCCCGCATGCGCGCCGCCAACGCTCTTATCGCCTTCACCAATGCCCGTGTTCAGGGTTTGGATAAAATGGCCCGCGTATTTGTGGAACACCCCGTCAGGTCTACCGTGCGCGCCGTGAGCGCCATTACCCTGCCGTCTGTTCTTCTGGCCATTGCCAATCACGGTGATGAGCGCATCAAGGAAATACCGCGTTGGCAGCACGACCTTTTCTGGCTGCTGCCTGTGGGTGATGTGGTGTGGCGCATCCCCAAGCCCTTTGAGTTGGGTATCATCTTTGGTTCCATTCCAGAGCGCATTACGGAATGGGCTTTAGACCAGATGAACGGGCAGGAAAAGAGCGACGCCTTTCGCGGCCTGGGGGCCACCATGACGGATATTGTGAAGCCGCCTGTGCTTCCCACGGCGCTGGTGCCCATTGTAGAGGGCTGGTCTGGCAAGTCCTTCGCATTCGACAGGCCCATAATTCCTGCTTCGCGTGAAGGCATGCTGCCAGAATACCAGTATACGGAAAACACCACTGAACTGGCCAAAGCTCTTTCCCGTTTTGTGGGCACCTTGCCGGGCATGGATCAGTTGAAAACCTTCAGCCCAGCCGCAGCGGAAAACACCATTCGTAACTATACAGGCGGTAGCGGCGTTTATGTGCTGCAAGGTGTGGACTTTGCCTTGCGCAAGTTCGGTGCCCTGCCTGACCCCGTGAAGCCCACTCCCACCCTGGCCGAAATTCCTTTCGTGCGGGCCTTTGTAGCCAGACACCCAAGCATGGGGGCAGAATCCATCGCCAAGTTCCGCGAGCGTTGGCAAGAGGCCAGTGCCTATCTAAAGACCATCAACGGTTTGCAGAAGGAATACAAATATCAGGACGTGGCCAACCTGATGCCCTACCATGTCTATTCAGCTCTGGAAGGTACAAACCAGGCCTTGAGTGTTCTTTCCAGAACCATCAGAGATATAAACAATGTGCCAGAAGGGCAGATGACCGCCGACGAAAAGCGCCAGTTCATTGATGCCCTGTACTTCAAGGCTATCACTGTGGCGCGCTATGGCAATGAGGTCTACGACAATCTTCAGCCAATGATAGAGCAGTTGAAAGCACGGGCGGCGAAGGAAGATAGGTAG
- a CDS encoding helix-turn-helix domain-containing protein — MVEKASWPIIGMTLEEAADALRVDRKTIFKAIQDGGLPARKVGVGWRIDPDAVRTWIATGNAVQAKESNEE; from the coding sequence TTGGTTGAAAAAGCAAGCTGGCCAATCATTGGCATGACTTTGGAAGAAGCCGCAGATGCATTACGGGTTGATCGCAAAACAATTTTTAAAGCAATACAGGATGGTGGCTTGCCTGCCCGAAAAGTGGGAGTTGGCTGGCGGATTGATCCTGATGCCGTCAGAACATGGATTGCGACTGGCAACGCAGTGCAGGCCAAGGAAAGTAATGAAGAATAA